One genomic region from Ralstonia pickettii DTP0602 encodes:
- a CDS encoding dihydrolipoamide dehydrogenase (Catalyzes the oxidation of dihydrolipoamide to lipoamide~K00382: DLD, lpd, pdhD; dihydrolipoamide dehydrogenase [EC:1.8.1.4]) has translation MTTIQTDVAVIGAGTAGLAAYRAAIAAGKRAVIIEGGPYGTTCARVGCMPSKLLIAAAEAAHELRHTAPFGVHVDGQVRIDGREVMARVRSERDRFVGFVVRGVETIPEADRIRGYARFIDNTTLEVDGQTTVRASRVVIATGSTPTLPAPFKAFGDRLIVNDDVFAWEDLPGSVVVFGPGVIGLELGQALSRLGVRVRVFGVSGSLGPLTDPVIRAYAAKAFNDEFYLDPDAKVTGMAREGDQVVVTYLDREGRSVTERFDYALAATGRAPNVRGLGLENTGLALDKRGVPLFDAQTLQCGNAPVFIAGDANNILPLLHEAADEGKAAGENAASYPQVKPLARRAPLAVVFSDPQIAMVGQRFADLVEGSFVTGEVSFEDQGRSRVMLKNRGLMHVYGDKATGRFLGAEWTGPRAENIAHLLAWSYQQGLTIEQMLGMPFYHPVVEEGLRTALRDAAAQLVA, from the coding sequence ATGACTACCATCCAGACCGACGTCGCCGTGATCGGCGCAGGCACCGCCGGCCTTGCCGCCTACCGCGCCGCGATTGCCGCCGGCAAGCGCGCCGTGATCATCGAAGGCGGTCCGTACGGCACCACCTGCGCCCGCGTGGGCTGCATGCCGTCCAAGCTGCTGATCGCCGCCGCCGAGGCCGCGCACGAGCTGCGCCACACCGCGCCGTTCGGCGTGCATGTCGACGGCCAGGTCCGCATCGACGGCCGCGAGGTGATGGCCCGCGTGCGCAGCGAACGCGACCGCTTTGTCGGCTTCGTGGTGCGCGGCGTCGAGACCATCCCGGAAGCGGACCGCATCCGCGGCTACGCCCGCTTTATCGACAACACCACGCTGGAAGTGGACGGCCAGACCACCGTGCGCGCCAGCCGCGTGGTCATTGCCACCGGCTCCACGCCGACGCTGCCGGCGCCGTTCAAGGCCTTCGGCGACCGCCTGATCGTCAATGACGACGTGTTCGCGTGGGAAGACCTGCCCGGCAGCGTGGTGGTGTTCGGCCCGGGCGTGATCGGGCTGGAGCTGGGCCAGGCGCTGTCGCGGCTGGGCGTGCGGGTGCGCGTGTTCGGCGTCAGCGGCTCGCTGGGCCCGCTCACCGATCCGGTGATCCGTGCCTACGCCGCCAAGGCATTCAACGATGAGTTCTACCTCGATCCGGACGCCAAGGTGACCGGGATGGCCCGCGAGGGCGACCAGGTCGTGGTGACCTACCTCGACCGCGAAGGCCGCAGCGTGACCGAGCGCTTCGACTACGCGCTCGCCGCCACTGGCCGCGCGCCCAATGTGCGCGGCCTGGGCCTGGAGAACACCGGCCTCGCGCTGGACAAGCGCGGCGTGCCGCTGTTCGATGCGCAGACGCTCCAGTGCGGCAATGCCCCGGTATTCATTGCCGGCGATGCCAACAACATCCTGCCGCTGCTGCATGAAGCCGCGGACGAGGGCAAGGCCGCCGGCGAGAACGCCGCCAGCTATCCGCAGGTGAAGCCGCTGGCGCGCCGGGCGCCGCTCGCGGTGGTGTTCTCCGATCCACAGATCGCCATGGTCGGCCAGCGCTTTGCCGACCTGGTCGAAGGCAGCTTCGTCACCGGCGAGGTCAGCTTCGAAGACCAGGGCCGCAGCCGCGTGATGCTGAAGAACCGCGGCCTGATGCACGTCTACGGCGACAAGGCCACCGGCCGCTTCCTGGGCGCCGAATGGACCGGTCCGCGCGCCGAGAACATCGCCCACCTGCTGGCCTGGTCGTACCAGCAAGGCCTGACCATCGAGCAGATGCTGGGCATGCCGTTCTATCACCCGGTGGTGGAAGAGGGCCTGCGCACGGCGCTGCGCGATGCGGCGGCACAGCTGGTGGCGTAA
- a CDS encoding ADA regulatory protein (K10778: ada; AraC family transcriptional regulator, regulatory protein of adaptative response / methylated-DNA-[protein]-cysteine methyltransferase [EC:2.1.1.63]), with translation MRVAMRHRLTHRTEASEPMPNPHRTPATTVENDPRWARVLARDPSADDAFVYAVRTTGVYCLPSSPSRLPHPANVEFFDNAAAAKAAGYRPSRRAAAPELAAQHAAIVAEACRRIEASDTLPTLPALARAAGVSPYHFHRIFKAATGVTPRAYAAAQRARKLREQLGTSDSVTEAIYDAGFGSNSRFYEKADAVLGMTPSRYRAGGVDTDIRFAIGQCSLGAILVAQSERGVCAILLGDDPQALLQALQDQFPRANLIGGDAQFEQLVARVVGSIEAPSIGLDLPLDVRGTAFQQRVWQALQEIPAGTTASYAEIAARIGAPRAVRAVAQACAANHLAVAIPCHRVVRSDGNLSGYRWGVARKRELLEREAQS, from the coding sequence GTGAGGGTTGCCATGCGCCACCGTCTGACTCATCGAACCGAGGCAAGCGAGCCCATGCCGAATCCGCATCGAACCCCTGCCACCACCGTCGAGAACGATCCGCGCTGGGCCCGCGTGCTGGCGCGCGATCCGTCCGCAGACGATGCCTTTGTCTACGCGGTCAGGACCACCGGCGTCTACTGCCTGCCGAGCAGTCCCTCGCGCCTGCCGCATCCGGCCAATGTCGAGTTCTTCGACAACGCCGCCGCGGCCAAGGCCGCCGGCTACCGGCCCAGCCGCCGCGCCGCAGCGCCCGAACTTGCCGCGCAGCACGCGGCGATCGTAGCCGAGGCCTGCCGCCGCATCGAGGCCTCGGACACGCTGCCGACGCTGCCGGCGCTGGCCCGGGCCGCGGGCGTCAGCCCCTACCATTTCCACCGCATCTTCAAGGCCGCCACCGGCGTGACGCCGCGCGCCTACGCCGCCGCGCAGCGCGCCAGGAAGCTGCGCGAACAGCTCGGCACCAGCGACTCCGTCACCGAGGCGATCTACGACGCTGGCTTCGGCTCCAACAGCCGCTTCTATGAGAAGGCCGACGCGGTGCTCGGCATGACTCCGTCGCGCTACCGCGCCGGCGGCGTGGACACCGATATCCGCTTTGCCATTGGCCAGTGCTCGCTGGGTGCGATCCTGGTGGCGCAGAGCGAGCGCGGCGTATGCGCGATCCTGCTGGGCGACGATCCGCAGGCGCTGCTGCAGGCGCTGCAGGACCAGTTCCCGCGCGCCAACCTGATCGGCGGCGATGCGCAGTTCGAGCAACTGGTGGCGCGGGTAGTCGGTTCTATCGAGGCACCATCGATCGGGCTGGACCTGCCGCTGGATGTGCGCGGCACCGCGTTCCAGCAACGCGTGTGGCAGGCCCTGCAGGAAATCCCCGCGGGCACTACCGCCAGCTATGCCGAGATCGCGGCCCGCATCGGCGCGCCGCGCGCGGTCCGTGCGGTGGCGCAGGCCTGCGCCGCCAACCACCTGGCGGTGGCCATCCCCTGCCATCGCGTGGTGCGCAGCGACGGCAACCTGTCCGGCTACCGCTGGGGCGTGGCGCGCAAGCGCGAGCTGCTCGAGCGCGAGGCGCAGTCCTGA
- a CDS encoding hypothetical protein (K09915: K09915; hypothetical protein), with protein sequence MHSDSDFDSGSTADTNQPGDRPARAALRALTPVEGRVLGVLVEKQHTVPDTYPLSLNALASGCNQKTARAPVMNVSEAEILDAIDGLKGLSLVFEGSSSRVPRFEHNMQRALAVPKQSVALLAMLLLRGPQTAAELRLNTARLHAFADISSVEAFLDELASHAPPFVVRLARAPGARESRWMHLLSGEVSAAAVDEGSERAAGGATVSSTELEQLRAEQQALTDKVARLQALVEHMAAQLGIASDEFLG encoded by the coding sequence ATGCATTCCGATTCCGATTTCGATTCCGGTTCCACCGCCGATACCAACCAGCCCGGCGACCGTCCCGCCCGCGCGGCGCTGCGCGCCCTGACCCCCGTGGAGGGCCGTGTGCTGGGCGTGCTGGTCGAAAAGCAGCACACCGTTCCCGACACCTACCCGCTGTCGCTCAACGCACTGGCCTCTGGCTGCAACCAGAAAACCGCCCGCGCGCCGGTGATGAACGTGAGCGAGGCCGAGATCCTCGACGCCATCGACGGCCTCAAGGGCCTGAGCCTGGTCTTTGAAGGCAGCAGCAGCCGCGTGCCGCGCTTCGAGCACAATATGCAGCGCGCGCTGGCCGTGCCCAAGCAGTCGGTCGCGCTGCTCGCGATGCTGCTGCTGCGCGGCCCGCAGACCGCCGCGGAACTGCGCCTGAACACGGCCCGGCTGCACGCCTTTGCCGATATCTCGTCGGTCGAGGCCTTCCTGGACGAGCTGGCCAGCCACGCGCCGCCCTTTGTGGTGCGCCTGGCCCGTGCGCCCGGCGCGCGCGAAAGCCGCTGGATGCACCTGCTGAGCGGCGAAGTCAGCGCCGCCGCGGTCGACGAAGGCAGCGAGCGCGCTGCAGGTGGCGCCACGGTGTCGTCCACCGAGCTCGAACAACTGCGCGCCGAGCAGCAGGCCCTGACCGACAAGGTCGCCCGCCTGCAAGCCCTGGTGGAACACATGGCCGCGCAACTGGGCATCGCCTCGGACGAATTCCTCGGCTAG
- a CDS encoding patatin (K07001: K07001; NTE family protein) gives MEKTAFVFAGGGSLGAIQVGMLRELVDWGVMPDIVIGASAGAINGAYFACNPGVAGAGRLDELWRGIRRADIMPWSWRSVWNMVGGSGGHLVESAGLRGLLARHFGLRRLEAAELPLHVVATDMQSGDEVLLSNGSIVDAVLASAAIPGVFPPVQFEGRTLIDGGVANNTPVSTAIALGATRVIVLPAGFTCAERRPPRGALEHAFNALSLLVARQLVNDLQHFAERAHISVVPPLCPLDISPYDYSKCGELIDRAAETTGQWLKAKGLDSRHVPGALHVHSHDDGAPSCSADFPAAAPH, from the coding sequence ATGGAAAAGACAGCCTTCGTATTTGCCGGCGGCGGCAGCCTGGGTGCGATCCAGGTCGGCATGCTGCGCGAGCTGGTGGACTGGGGCGTAATGCCCGATATCGTGATCGGCGCCTCGGCTGGCGCCATCAATGGCGCGTATTTCGCCTGCAATCCGGGCGTGGCCGGCGCCGGGCGGCTCGACGAGCTCTGGCGCGGCATCCGGCGCGCGGACATCATGCCGTGGAGCTGGCGCAGCGTCTGGAACATGGTCGGCGGCAGCGGCGGCCACCTGGTGGAATCGGCCGGCCTGCGCGGCCTGCTGGCGCGGCACTTCGGGTTGCGGCGGCTGGAAGCGGCGGAGCTGCCGCTGCATGTCGTGGCGACCGACATGCAAAGCGGCGATGAAGTGCTGCTCTCCAATGGCAGCATCGTCGACGCGGTCCTGGCCAGCGCCGCCATCCCGGGCGTGTTCCCGCCGGTGCAGTTCGAAGGGCGCACGCTGATCGACGGTGGCGTGGCCAACAATACGCCAGTGTCCACCGCGATCGCGCTGGGCGCCACGCGCGTGATCGTGCTGCCGGCGGGTTTCACCTGCGCGGAGCGTCGCCCGCCGCGCGGTGCGCTGGAGCATGCTTTCAACGCGCTGTCGCTGCTGGTGGCGCGCCAGCTGGTCAACGACCTGCAGCACTTTGCCGAGCGCGCGCATATCAGCGTGGTGCCGCCGCTGTGCCCGCTCGACATCTCGCCCTACGACTACAGCAAGTGCGGCGAGCTGATCGACCGCGCCGCGGAAACCACCGGGCAGTGGCTGAAGGCCAAGGGCCTGGACAGCCGTCATGTGCCGGGCGCGCTGCATGTGCACTCGCACGACGACGGGGCGCCCAGCTGCAGCGCCGATTTCCCTGCGGCTGCGCCGCATTGA
- a CDS encoding peroxiredoxin (K00435: E1.11.1.-; peroxiredoxin [EC:1.11.1.-]): protein MLQSCEGQRVPNVAFRVREDNEWKTITTGELFSGKTVVVFSLPGAFTPTCSSTHLPRYNELAPVFAKIGVDDILCVSVNDTFVMNEWAKDQESENITMIPDGNGEFTEGMGMLVDKADLGFGKRSWRYSMLVKDGVVQKMFIEPEEPGDPFKVSDADTMLAHIAPDARKPDQVVVFSKVGCSFCAKAKQLLDDNGYDYIDVPLDNKVRGKVLGAVSGEMTAPQVFINGKLVGGAEALQQYLAR from the coding sequence ATGCTGCAATCCTGTGAAGGCCAACGCGTTCCCAATGTCGCTTTCCGCGTGCGTGAAGACAACGAGTGGAAGACCATCACCACCGGCGAGCTGTTCAGCGGCAAGACCGTGGTCGTGTTCTCGCTGCCGGGCGCCTTCACGCCGACGTGCTCGTCCACCCACCTGCCGCGCTACAACGAACTGGCACCGGTGTTCGCCAAAATCGGTGTCGACGACATCCTGTGCGTGTCGGTCAACGACACCTTCGTGATGAACGAGTGGGCCAAGGACCAGGAATCCGAAAACATCACTATGATCCCCGACGGCAACGGTGAATTCACCGAAGGCATGGGCATGCTGGTAGACAAGGCTGACCTGGGCTTCGGCAAGCGCAGCTGGCGCTATTCCATGCTGGTCAAGGACGGCGTGGTGCAGAAGATGTTCATCGAGCCGGAAGAGCCGGGCGACCCGTTCAAGGTGTCCGACGCCGACACCATGCTGGCCCATATCGCCCCGGACGCGCGCAAGCCTGACCAGGTGGTGGTGTTCTCCAAGGTCGGCTGCTCGTTCTGCGCCAAGGCCAAGCAACTGCTGGACGACAACGGCTACGACTACATCGACGTGCCGCTGGACAACAAGGTGCGCGGCAAGGTGCTGGGCGCCGTGTCGGGCGAGATGACGGCACCGCAGGTCTTCATCAACGGCAAGCTGGTCGGCGGCGCCGAAGCGCTGCAGCAGTACCTGGCCAGGTAA
- a CDS encoding thioredoxin reductase (K00384: E1.8.1.9, trxB; thioredoxin reductase (NADPH) [EC:1.8.1.9]) yields the protein MGISQTEAMGRGAAEAAGGAPEVAPEAGGGLEAPYSTLESRWHQMFPRLSTEDMARVRRFGTQQCWRTDEKLFAIGQTGRGMYLVTSGCVRIVRRDGLGREHSITELGPGHFLAEVGTLSGRPALVDGVAVTDTEGYAITPERLRALLVAEAELGERIMRALILRRVGLIEFGSGPVLVGHGAEPLLLSLQAFLRRNGYPHSVIDMDADDECSLLLEYANAPASDFPLVICPDGSVLRAPDEGQLASCLGLLPEFDPHHVYDVVVVGAGPAGLATAVYAASEGLSVAVIDCRSPGGQAGASARIENYLGFPTGISGQALAGRAFVQALKFGAHMAIPLEVKALHCGADPIRLELADGRLIPTHTVVIATGAQYRRPGIPGLEHFEGRGVYYWASPVEAKLCREEPVMLVGGGNSAGQAAVYLASHAAHVHMLVRGPGLAATMSRYLIDRLGSLPNVTLHTHAQVCALSGEGWLSSVRYEAAAESPQPIEMDVRHLFLFIGADPNTEWLRTCNAEVDDKGFVRTGGGSLGCASVVPYPLQTSVPGVFAIGDVRSGSIKRVAAAVGEGAAVVAQIHDYLSKVQVAVAQ from the coding sequence ATGGGGATTTCGCAGACGGAAGCGATGGGTCGGGGCGCGGCGGAGGCGGCCGGCGGCGCCCCCGAGGTGGCACCGGAGGCGGGCGGCGGGCTGGAAGCCCCGTACTCCACGCTGGAGTCGCGCTGGCACCAGATGTTCCCGCGGCTCAGCACGGAGGACATGGCACGGGTGCGGCGCTTCGGCACGCAGCAGTGCTGGCGCACCGACGAGAAGCTGTTCGCGATCGGTCAGACCGGCCGGGGCATGTATCTGGTCACCAGCGGCTGCGTGCGCATCGTGCGGCGCGACGGGCTGGGCCGCGAGCATTCGATCACCGAGCTGGGCCCTGGCCATTTCCTGGCCGAGGTCGGCACGCTGAGCGGCCGTCCCGCGCTGGTCGACGGCGTGGCCGTGACCGACACCGAGGGCTACGCGATCACGCCCGAGCGGCTGCGCGCGCTGCTGGTGGCCGAGGCCGAGCTGGGCGAACGCATCATGCGCGCGCTGATCCTGCGCCGCGTGGGTCTGATCGAATTCGGCAGCGGGCCGGTGCTGGTGGGCCACGGCGCCGAGCCGCTGCTGCTGTCGCTGCAGGCCTTCCTGCGGCGCAACGGCTACCCGCACAGCGTGATCGACATGGACGCCGACGATGAATGCTCGCTGTTGCTCGAATACGCCAATGCCCCGGCCAGCGACTTCCCGCTGGTGATCTGCCCCGACGGCAGCGTGCTGCGCGCACCGGATGAAGGCCAGCTGGCTTCATGCCTGGGGCTGCTGCCGGAGTTCGACCCGCACCATGTATATGACGTGGTGGTGGTGGGCGCCGGGCCGGCCGGGCTGGCCACCGCAGTGTATGCGGCCTCGGAAGGCTTGTCGGTGGCGGTGATCGACTGCCGCTCGCCCGGCGGGCAGGCGGGGGCGAGCGCGCGCATCGAGAACTACCTGGGCTTTCCGACCGGCATCTCGGGGCAGGCGCTGGCGGGGCGGGCCTTCGTGCAGGCGCTGAAGTTCGGCGCGCATATGGCAATCCCGCTGGAGGTAAAGGCGCTGCATTGCGGCGCCGACCCGATCCGGCTGGAACTGGCGGACGGACGCCTGATCCCCACGCACACGGTGGTGATCGCCACGGGCGCGCAGTACCGGCGTCCGGGCATCCCGGGGCTGGAGCACTTTGAAGGGCGCGGGGTTTACTACTGGGCCTCGCCGGTGGAGGCCAAGCTGTGCCGCGAGGAGCCGGTGATGCTGGTCGGCGGCGGCAACTCGGCGGGGCAGGCGGCGGTCTACCTGGCCTCGCACGCCGCGCACGTGCACATGCTGGTGCGCGGACCCGGGCTGGCCGCGACCATGTCGCGCTACCTGATCGACCGCCTCGGCTCGCTGCCCAACGTCACGCTGCACACGCACGCGCAGGTCTGCGCGCTGTCGGGCGAAGGATGGTTGTCCAGCGTGCGCTACGAGGCCGCGGCGGAAAGCCCGCAGCCCATTGAGATGGACGTGCGGCACCTGTTCCTGTTTATCGGCGCCGATCCCAACACGGAATGGCTGCGCACCTGCAACGCGGAGGTCGACGACAAGGGCTTCGTGCGCACCGGTGGCGGCTCGCTGGGCTGCGCGTCCGTGGTGCCGTATCCGCTGCAGACCAGCGTGCCCGGCGTGTTCGCCATCGGTGATGTGCGTTCGGGCTCGATCAAGCGGGTCGCCGCGGCGGTGGGCGAGGGCGCGGCGGTGGTGGCGCAGATCCACGACTACCTGTCCAAGGTGCAGGTGGCCGTGGCGCAGTGA
- a CDS encoding MFS transporter, which yields MNPSQRIRRLFGLSLFAALAAGIATPALAQGDAFPNRPIRVVVPYTPGGVSDAVTRLVMQKLSERLGQPVVVENRPGANGMIGSDNVAKSAPDGYSLLVVVAAHAINPSLYPKMTYDPLRDLTGVSMIGRIPLLLVSSAQLPPASVKELVSWGRANPNKIASVKELVSWGRANPNKMTFASSGNGSGAHLAGELFSQAVGMPMTHVPYKGIAPALPDLFSGQVAVIFDSVQTMMPQVKAGKVRALAITSPARWPAAPDVQTMAEAGYPAVTAGSWIGLIAPARTPPAVLAKLSAEMDAVVHQPDVRARLIEYGIDPVGGKADQFQAFIREESVRWAAVVKKGGVKLE from the coding sequence ATGAATCCATCGCAACGCATCCGGCGCCTGTTCGGCCTGAGCCTGTTCGCCGCGCTCGCTGCCGGCATCGCCACACCGGCCCTTGCGCAGGGCGACGCGTTCCCCAACCGGCCGATCCGCGTGGTGGTGCCATACACGCCCGGCGGCGTGTCCGATGCCGTGACGCGGCTCGTCATGCAGAAGCTGTCCGAGCGCCTCGGCCAGCCGGTGGTGGTGGAGAACCGCCCCGGCGCCAACGGCATGATCGGCTCGGACAACGTCGCCAAGTCGGCGCCGGACGGCTATTCGCTGCTGGTGGTGGTGGCAGCGCATGCCATCAATCCCAGCCTGTATCCGAAGATGACCTATGACCCGCTCAGGGACCTGACCGGCGTCAGCATGATCGGCCGCATTCCGCTGCTGCTGGTGTCGAGCGCGCAACTGCCGCCGGCCAGCGTGAAAGAGCTGGTGAGCTGGGGCAGGGCCAATCCCAACAAGATCGCCAGCGTGAAAGAGCTGGTGAGCTGGGGCAGGGCCAATCCCAACAAGATGACGTTCGCCTCCAGCGGCAACGGCTCCGGCGCGCACCTGGCGGGCGAGCTGTTCTCGCAGGCGGTGGGCATGCCGATGACGCACGTGCCGTACAAGGGCATCGCGCCGGCCTTGCCCGACCTCTTCTCTGGCCAGGTGGCGGTCATCTTCGACTCGGTGCAGACCATGATGCCGCAGGTCAAGGCCGGCAAGGTGCGCGCGCTGGCCATCACCAGCCCCGCGCGCTGGCCGGCGGCGCCCGATGTGCAGACCATGGCGGAAGCGGGCTACCCGGCCGTCACTGCCGGCAGCTGGATCGGCCTGATCGCGCCGGCCAGGACGCCGCCCGCGGTGCTGGCGAAGCTGTCGGCCGAGATGGATGCGGTGGTGCATCAGCCGGACGTGAGGGCGCGGTTGATCGAATACGGCATCGACCCGGTCGGCGGCAAGGCCGACCAGTTCCAGGCGTTTATCCGAGAAGAATCGGTGCGCTGGGCCGCGGTGGTGAAGAAAGGCGGCGTGAAGCTGGAGTGA
- a CDS encoding beta-Ala-Xaa dipeptidase PepV, with protein MPYHAASPHTRFPAMTRPCRLPTLYRWAPMLALSLLLAHPAQAQTLKKPALEALVASTKATDLQAFMAAAAKAEPAVAPAVAAWQAKGPLSGDNLVNIGRLLGVYNRVHNEAAVIDTIGRMVALRTVRDEKVAQHEHPAIIEFGKLVEAMARDFGLAYRNVDNRVFEVTLPGGGKDTFGILTHADVVPAIAEEWVLDDGTKLDPFRLTRIGDTLYGRGTIDDKGSIAAVLYAMKTVKESGVPLERTIRLMIETTEETGGDGMKYYRQHTTLPEYNVVLDSKYPAVVAEKGAGTLTVSFGIKSADGKAERSKADTRGPAIVAMRGAASANAIPETATARIAGGDPAAVVVALEQARSEFLRRYTPRGKFSIDVKRDGNEVEVKVTGASAHGSRPEEGVNPLPRLALFLQASDVGFAENHYLNAVRYLNDLYGLDYLGNKMEVAYRDPFMGPLTMSPTLVRERGEYVDVVTNVRMPRGRTPDELGGKITKRIFGWAATHGPVEIKYDQGNWMARDPKGAWLSTLLNIFGDTTGLEAKPVSTAGSTTAKLMPNAINFGPAMPGKKYTAHNAREYKEVADLNLDMQMFTEMLVRIGNLDKMQ; from the coding sequence GTGCCCTATCATGCGGCATCCCCTCATACTCGTTTTCCCGCAATGACCCGACCTTGCCGCCTTCCGACCCTTTACCGGTGGGCACCCATGCTGGCGTTGTCGCTGCTGCTGGCCCATCCCGCGCAGGCGCAAACCCTGAAGAAGCCAGCGCTGGAGGCGCTTGTCGCCAGCACCAAAGCCACCGACCTGCAGGCCTTCATGGCGGCCGCGGCCAAGGCGGAGCCGGCGGTGGCACCGGCAGTGGCCGCGTGGCAGGCCAAGGGCCCGTTGTCGGGCGACAACCTGGTCAATATCGGGCGCCTGCTGGGGGTCTACAACCGCGTCCACAACGAGGCCGCGGTGATCGACACCATCGGCAGGATGGTGGCGCTGCGCACCGTGCGCGACGAGAAGGTCGCGCAGCACGAGCACCCCGCCATTATCGAGTTCGGCAAGCTGGTCGAGGCCATGGCGCGCGATTTCGGGCTGGCCTACCGCAACGTGGACAACCGGGTGTTCGAGGTCACACTCCCCGGCGGCGGCAAGGACACCTTCGGCATCCTCACGCACGCCGACGTGGTGCCGGCCATCGCCGAAGAATGGGTGCTCGACGACGGCACCAAACTCGATCCGTTCCGGCTCACGCGCATTGGCGACACGCTGTACGGGCGCGGCACCATCGACGACAAGGGCTCGATCGCCGCGGTGCTGTACGCGATGAAGACGGTCAAGGAAAGCGGGGTGCCGCTGGAGCGCACCATCCGGCTGATGATCGAGACCACCGAGGAAACCGGTGGCGACGGCATGAAGTATTACCGCCAGCACACCACGCTGCCGGAGTACAACGTGGTGCTGGACAGCAAATATCCCGCCGTGGTGGCGGAGAAAGGCGCTGGCACGCTGACAGTCTCGTTCGGCATCAAGTCGGCGGACGGCAAGGCGGAACGCAGCAAGGCCGATACCAGGGGCCCTGCCATCGTCGCCATGCGCGGCGCGGCCTCGGCCAACGCCATCCCGGAAACCGCCACCGCACGGATTGCGGGCGGCGATCCCGCGGCGGTGGTCGTAGCGCTGGAACAGGCGCGGTCTGAATTCCTGCGCCGCTACACGCCGCGCGGCAAGTTCTCGATCGACGTGAAGCGCGATGGTAACGAGGTCGAGGTCAAGGTCACCGGCGCCTCGGCGCATGGCTCGCGTCCCGAGGAAGGCGTCAATCCGCTGCCGCGCCTGGCGCTGTTCCTGCAAGCCAGCGACGTGGGCTTTGCCGAGAACCACTACCTGAACGCGGTTCGTTACCTGAACGACCTGTACGGGCTGGACTACCTCGGCAACAAGATGGAGGTGGCCTATCGCGATCCCTTCATGGGCCCGCTGACGATGTCGCCCACGCTCGTGCGCGAACGCGGCGAATACGTCGACGTGGTCACCAATGTGCGCATGCCGCGCGGGCGCACGCCCGATGAGCTGGGCGGCAAGATCACCAAGCGCATCTTCGGCTGGGCCGCCACGCATGGGCCGGTCGAGATAAAGTATGACCAGGGCAACTGGATGGCGCGCGATCCCAAGGGCGCGTGGCTCAGCACGCTGCTGAATATCTTTGGCGATACCACGGGGCTGGAGGCCAAGCCGGTGTCCACCGCGGGCAGCACCACGGCCAAGCTGATGCCCAATGCGATCAACTTCGGGCCGGCGATGCCGGGCAAGAAGTACACCGCGCACAACGCGCGCGAGTACAAGGAAGTGGCCGACCTGAACCTGGATATGCAGATGTTCACGGAGATGCTGGTTCGGATCGGGAACCTAGACAAGATGCAGTAA
- a CDS encoding prolyl 4-hydroxylase (K09990: K09990; hypothetical protein), which translates to MSSIKQAQRPQARDVAVAGPRRPIPAPGGPAPTAKLKSAPQTDFAMRVERVDWTALGAALDDYGCAAIRSLLSPAECEALATCYAHDALFRSRVVMARHGFGRGEYKYFAYPLPGTVADLRAALYPHLVPVANRWNAAMGIDTRYPAAHVDYLSRCHRAGQLRPTPLLLRYGPGDYNCLHQDLYGEHVFPLQVAILLSEPGRDFSGGEFVMTEQRPRMQSRAEVVTLRQGDAVVFAVSQLPVQGSRGSYRVNLRHGVSRLHAGQRYTLGIIFHDAT; encoded by the coding sequence GTGAGCAGCATCAAGCAGGCACAGCGTCCCCAGGCCCGCGACGTGGCTGTGGCGGGCCCGCGCAGGCCAATCCCCGCACCGGGCGGCCCAGCGCCAACGGCCAAGCTGAAATCCGCACCGCAGACCGATTTCGCCATGCGCGTGGAGCGCGTGGACTGGACCGCACTCGGCGCAGCACTGGACGACTATGGCTGTGCCGCGATCCGAAGCCTGCTGTCACCCGCCGAATGCGAAGCCCTGGCAACTTGCTACGCGCACGACGCGCTGTTCCGCTCGCGCGTCGTCATGGCACGCCACGGCTTCGGGCGCGGCGAGTACAAGTACTTCGCCTATCCTCTGCCTGGCACCGTTGCCGACTTGCGTGCCGCGCTGTACCCGCACCTGGTGCCGGTGGCCAATCGCTGGAACGCCGCCATGGGCATCGATACGCGCTATCCGGCCGCGCACGTGGACTATCTCTCCCGCTGTCACCGCGCCGGCCAGTTGCGCCCCACGCCGCTGCTGCTGCGCTACGGCCCCGGCGACTACAACTGCCTGCACCAGGACCTGTATGGCGAGCATGTGTTCCCGCTGCAGGTCGCGATCCTGCTGTCCGAGCCGGGGCGCGACTTTAGCGGCGGCGAGTTCGTGATGACCGAGCAGCGGCCGCGCATGCAGTCGCGCGCGGAGGTGGTGACGCTGCGCCAGGGCGATGCCGTGGTCTTTGCGGTCAGCCAGCTCCCGGTGCAGGGCAGCCGCGGCAGCTACCGCGTCAACCTGCGGCACGGCGTGAGCCGGCTGCATGCGGGCCAGCGCTACACACTGGGCATCATCTTCCACGACGCCACGTGA